The following coding sequences lie in one Mucilaginibacter sp. KACC 22773 genomic window:
- a CDS encoding FecR family protein produces MKEKEIKKLLDKFNEGKCTDEELAYLQMLMQDLNRRQDTPQPVGRLKQALWDKIQAQTVNQPRISRLNTAWLKVAAVILIALFAGILGYRMFTGPKPAEVIAYQVITAPKGQMKKVLLPDNTLVQLNAGSAIRCPVKFGAAVREVTLLNGEAFFDVKHDATKPFLVHTAGVTTQVLGTSFNVKFYRELPTIQVFVNSGKVEVHDRQHTLGMYTPQQQVTYNKQNQNFSRQTIIGDHALSWMHDDLILDNVEFKEVAVYLQNRYNVNFKYAGKRLSRQHYSVRFSNKLTINQVLDILQFIDGRKYRLNEDVVTIK; encoded by the coding sequence GTGAAAGAAAAGGAAATAAAAAAACTACTTGATAAATTTAACGAAGGCAAATGCACCGATGAAGAGTTAGCGTATTTGCAAATGCTGATGCAGGATTTAAACCGCCGGCAGGATACGCCGCAACCTGTGGGGCGTTTAAAGCAGGCCCTTTGGGATAAAATACAAGCGCAAACCGTTAACCAGCCCCGCATAAGCCGTTTAAACACTGCCTGGTTAAAAGTAGCCGCGGTTATTCTAATAGCCCTTTTTGCGGGCATTTTGGGTTACCGCATGTTTACAGGCCCTAAACCAGCTGAGGTAATTGCCTACCAGGTGATCACCGCGCCTAAAGGTCAAATGAAAAAAGTATTGCTGCCCGATAATACCCTTGTGCAACTAAACGCGGGCAGCGCCATCAGGTGCCCGGTTAAATTCGGCGCTGCTGTAAGGGAGGTAACTTTGCTAAACGGCGAAGCCTTTTTTGATGTAAAGCACGATGCCACAAAACCTTTCCTGGTTCACACGGCGGGTGTTACCACACAGGTGTTGGGTACCTCATTTAATGTTAAGTTTTACCGCGAGCTGCCAACCATACAAGTGTTTGTAAACAGCGGTAAGGTTGAAGTGCATGACAGACAGCATACCTTAGGGATGTACACACCGCAGCAGCAGGTAACCTACAACAAACAAAACCAAAATTTTTCAAGACAAACCATTATTGGCGACCACGCGCTAAGCTGGATGCATGACGACCTGATTTTAGATAACGTTGAATTTAAGGAGGTGGCTGTTTACCTGCAAAACAGGTACAACGTCAATTTTAAATACGCGGGTAAAAGATTGAGCAGGCAGCATTATTCGGTCAGGTTTTCAAATAAGTTAACCATTAACCAGGTGCTTGATATTTTGCAGTTTATTGATGGCCGTAAATACCGGCTTAACGAAGATGTAGTAACTATTAAATAA
- a CDS encoding RNA polymerase sigma factor has product MKQYSDAQLLLELQSGNDSAFQEIYERYADKLIAFALKKTQNEDEAMDMVQELFLSVWKNRYTIQVNGPLEAYLIVSVNYMAYKWFKKQSKQPQSLNDFMELPDMAEDSTAQKLSFAELSFLINREIADMPEKMRQVYLCSREQDMNGQQIAAELGISHQTVRNQISSALGRLKKAVHHYYNVIPPDKLSEFLLLIIFLRLL; this is encoded by the coding sequence GTGAAACAGTATTCGGATGCTCAACTTTTATTGGAACTGCAAAGCGGGAATGATAGTGCATTTCAGGAAATTTATGAGCGTTACGCCGATAAACTGATAGCCTTTGCTCTTAAAAAAACGCAGAATGAAGACGAGGCGATGGATATGGTGCAGGAACTCTTCCTATCGGTATGGAAAAACCGCTACACCATACAGGTAAACGGCCCGCTGGAGGCTTACCTGATTGTATCGGTAAATTACATGGCCTACAAGTGGTTCAAAAAGCAAAGTAAACAACCACAATCATTAAATGATTTTATGGAGTTGCCGGATATGGCCGAGGACAGTACCGCCCAAAAATTATCATTTGCCGAACTAAGCTTTTTAATAAACCGCGAAATTGCCGATATGCCCGAAAAAATGCGCCAGGTTTACCTGTGCAGCCGCGAGCAGGATATGAACGGGCAGCAAATAGCTGCAGAATTAGGCATATCGCACCAAACCGTGCGTAACCAGATTAGCAGTGCCCTGGGCCGGTTAAAAAAAGCAGTTCATCATTATTATAACGTCATCCCGCCCGATAAGCTCAGCGAATTTTTGCTGCTGATAATTTTTTTACGGTTGTTATAG
- the rpiA gene encoding ribose 5-phosphate isomerase A, giving the protein MNDLKLEAAKAAVKFIKPHQTIGLGAGSTIAHLVTLAAADDELTASVTFTSSSFKTTATLAQNGLRVMSPALLNQLDIYFDGCDQFDKQLNALKSGGGIHTTEKILASMADEFMLIGDAGKYADKLDTTYPLVIEVLPAALQIVLKRLAADFPGAKINQRISSQKDGAVVSDNGNMLVDVFFAELLPLDELNIKVKMTPGIVEHSLFYRMATKAIIAGEDGIRVIEAV; this is encoded by the coding sequence ATGAACGATTTAAAACTTGAGGCGGCAAAAGCAGCCGTAAAATTCATTAAACCCCACCAAACCATAGGTTTAGGAGCGGGCAGTACCATTGCCCACCTGGTTACCCTGGCTGCCGCTGATGATGAACTTACAGCGTCGGTTACCTTCACATCGTCATCTTTTAAAACTACAGCTACGCTTGCCCAAAACGGTTTAAGGGTAATGTCGCCTGCATTGTTAAATCAGCTTGATATTTATTTTGACGGATGCGACCAGTTTGATAAACAACTGAATGCCCTTAAAAGCGGTGGGGGCATCCATACCACCGAAAAGATCCTGGCATCAATGGCCGATGAATTTATGCTGATTGGCGATGCTGGAAAATATGCAGATAAGCTGGATACCACCTACCCCCTGGTTATTGAAGTTTTGCCCGCCGCGTTGCAAATCGTATTAAAACGCCTGGCGGCAGATTTTCCGGGTGCCAAAATTAATCAGCGTATTAGCAGCCAGAAGGATGGCGCGGTGGTATCAGATAACGGTAACATGCTGGTTGATGTATTTTTCGCGGAGCTTTTACCGCTGGATGAGTTAAACATCAAGGTAAAAATGACACCGGGTATCGTTGAGCATTCTTTGTTTTATAGGATGGCCACTAAAGCCATTATTGCCGGTGAGGATGGGATTAGGGTGATTGAAGCTGTTTAA
- a CDS encoding FG-GAP repeat domain-containing protein, translating to MRFGKHYILTSTLFLFTAVVCFVSSNCNSPQPHVVATDGKSMSVTYCKSCHQYPEPQLLDQETWAKHVLPAMAPRLGIKVYADDQYVNDLSAKSAVSYDDWLKIVDYYTKASPKKLMPARVPVTPLKDWANFSLIKPAHDVPLATTTMVAFDTAGQRIYSSDRMNSSIFQWSNQLKLLSTVKYHSPAVDVQFGKDDKGGEQSVFTFIGSMDAVDITNGFVKQVDLKSINYQKEIQIADKLPRPIQSVPADINKDGLQDWVVCGFGHNLGGLYWYKQLAGNQFEKHIISNMPGAEHAVIGDFNHDGWPDVACLFAQADEGVWLFLNDHKGGFTSRNILRFPPMYGSSSFQLVDFNNDGLPDVLYTSGDNSDYSKILKPFHGVYIYLNQGNFKFKQAYFYPVNGATKAIAADFNGDGKLDIALIAFFSDLKRNPGEGFTYFEQDSPMHFIPHNLPIYNQGRWICMDVNDYNGDGSPDIILGNFSMGFINDATVNPSWDIHTPFIVLKNNNKFLSRH from the coding sequence ATGAGGTTTGGCAAACATTACATTTTAACATCAACCTTATTTTTATTTACAGCAGTAGTTTGCTTCGTCTCTTCTAATTGTAACAGCCCCCAACCGCATGTGGTTGCAACAGATGGGAAAAGTATGTCGGTTACCTATTGCAAAAGCTGCCATCAATATCCCGAACCTCAGCTGCTTGACCAGGAAACCTGGGCAAAACATGTATTGCCCGCAATGGCCCCCCGTTTGGGCATAAAAGTGTATGCCGATGACCAGTATGTAAACGACCTGTCGGCAAAATCGGCGGTATCCTATGACGATTGGTTAAAAATTGTTGATTACTATACCAAAGCATCACCAAAGAAATTGATGCCCGCAAGGGTTCCTGTTACCCCGTTAAAAGATTGGGCCAATTTCAGTTTAATAAAGCCTGCCCATGATGTGCCTTTGGCAACAACTACCATGGTGGCATTTGATACTGCGGGGCAGCGTATTTATTCCAGCGACAGGATGAATAGCAGTATTTTCCAGTGGTCAAACCAGCTAAAGCTGTTGTCAACCGTTAAATACCATTCGCCCGCGGTTGATGTGCAATTTGGTAAAGATGATAAAGGCGGCGAGCAAAGCGTTTTTACTTTCATCGGTTCGATGGATGCCGTTGATATAACCAACGGTTTTGTAAAACAGGTGGATTTAAAATCCATAAACTATCAAAAAGAAATTCAGATTGCCGATAAATTGCCAAGGCCAATACAATCCGTACCGGCCGATATTAATAAAGACGGTTTGCAGGATTGGGTGGTATGCGGATTTGGCCATAATTTGGGGGGCTTGTACTGGTATAAGCAATTGGCCGGAAACCAGTTTGAAAAACACATCATCAGCAACATGCCCGGTGCCGAGCACGCCGTTATTGGCGATTTTAACCACGATGGCTGGCCCGATGTAGCTTGTTTATTTGCCCAGGCCGATGAAGGTGTCTGGTTGTTTTTGAATGACCATAAAGGAGGTTTTACAAGCAGGAACATTTTGAGGTTTCCGCCGATGTATGGCTCAAGCAGTTTTCAGCTGGTTGATTTTAATAACGACGGGCTACCGGATGTTTTATACACCAGCGGCGATAATAGCGACTATTCAAAAATATTGAAGCCCTTCCACGGCGTTTATATATACCTTAACCAGGGCAATTTTAAATTTAAGCAAGCCTATTTTTATCCCGTAAACGGAGCCACCAAAGCCATAGCCGCCGATTTTAACGGTGATGGCAAGCTGGACATAGCGCTGATTGCCTTTTTTTCGGATCTGAAGAGGAATCCCGGCGAAGGCTTTACCTATTTTGAACAGGACAGCCCCATGCATTTTATACCCCACAACCTCCCTATATACAACCAGGGGCGCTGGATTTGTATGGATGTTAACGATTATAATGGCGACGGCAGCCCGGATATTATTTTAGGCAATTTTTCGATGGGTTTTATTAATGATGCAACTGTAAACCCAAGTTGGGATATTCACACACCGTTTATTGTATTAAAAAACAATAATAAATTTTTAAGCAGACATTAG
- a CDS encoding RagB/SusD family nutrient uptake outer membrane protein, with product MKNIIRLSVCTLVIAGIVQSSCKKSSLDQPALGALSTAQITTAAGVDGLLIGAYSALDGQKGGNVAFGGGNPWEASPDNWIYGSVAGGDAHKGSSGIDQPAINSIATFTVDASNGFLNTKWIADYEGVTRANNVLKAVAAVTSISAADKANIIGQARFLRGHYYFDLKKMFGNVPYIDETTTNFVQPNTTDIWPKIVADFAFAYANLPATQTQVGRVNKWAAGAYLAKTYLYQKDYTNADKTFTEVITGGTNSAGVAYGLTDNYEDNFNAATKNNKETVFAIQQAANDGTGTISEANNGDMLNYPYNSPFGCCGFFQPTEDLANSFRTDATGLPYLDDYNSHAVVNDQGIASTAAFTLDAGNLDPRLDWTVGRRGIPYLDWGNHPGQNWIREQSSAGPYSPKKNVYYQATKGTLGDSHTWAPGNANQVNIIRFADVLLMAAEAKAQLGTGDLGLSYVNLVRARAAKPASIVYTYKDAANPMGGYTTTPAAKYVVSQYPAGYFSGKAVALKAIYFERKLELGMEGHRFFDIVRWGTAQQSLATYFGYDGKNITDVTGAHFTVGKNEVYPIPQAQIDLESTGSSSALKQNPGY from the coding sequence ATGAAAAATATCATACGTTTATCAGTTTGTACTTTAGTTATAGCTGGTATAGTTCAAAGTTCATGCAAAAAGTCGTCTCTTGACCAGCCTGCATTGGGTGCGTTAAGTACGGCGCAAATAACAACGGCGGCAGGTGTAGATGGCCTTTTGATTGGCGCATATTCGGCGCTCGATGGCCAAAAAGGCGGCAACGTTGCTTTTGGTGGCGGTAATCCCTGGGAAGCATCACCCGATAACTGGATATATGGCAGCGTGGCCGGTGGCGATGCTCACAAAGGCAGTTCCGGTATCGATCAGCCTGCTATCAACTCTATAGCAACATTTACGGTTGATGCCAGTAACGGTTTTTTAAATACAAAATGGATCGCCGATTATGAAGGTGTAACAAGGGCAAACAACGTGTTAAAAGCGGTAGCAGCGGTTACAAGCATATCTGCTGCCGATAAAGCAAATATTATTGGGCAGGCCAGGTTTTTACGCGGTCATTATTATTTCGACTTGAAAAAGATGTTTGGCAATGTGCCCTATATCGATGAAACCACAACCAATTTTGTGCAGCCCAATACCACAGATATATGGCCAAAAATAGTTGCCGATTTTGCATTTGCCTACGCAAACTTACCGGCAACGCAAACACAGGTTGGCAGGGTGAACAAATGGGCGGCAGGTGCTTACCTGGCTAAAACCTATCTGTACCAAAAAGACTATACTAATGCCGATAAAACATTTACCGAAGTTATTACCGGCGGAACAAACTCGGCAGGTGTTGCTTATGGTTTAACAGATAATTACGAGGATAACTTTAACGCGGCAACCAAAAACAATAAGGAAACCGTTTTCGCAATTCAGCAGGCAGCAAATGACGGTACAGGGACTATCAGTGAAGCTAATAACGGCGATATGCTGAACTACCCGTACAACAGCCCTTTTGGATGCTGCGGATTTTTTCAGCCTACTGAAGATCTGGCTAACTCTTTCCGTACCGATGCTACCGGCTTACCTTATTTAGATGACTACAACAGCCACGCTGTAGTTAACGACCAGGGCATTGCATCAACTGCTGCTTTTACACTTGATGCCGGCAACCTTGACCCACGTTTAGACTGGACAGTTGGCCGCCGTGGTATTCCGTATCTTGACTGGGGTAATCACCCTGGTCAAAACTGGATTCGCGAACAAAGTTCGGCTGGTCCGTACTCGCCTAAAAAGAATGTTTATTACCAGGCTACGAAGGGTACTTTAGGCGATAGCCATACCTGGGCACCGGGTAATGCAAACCAGGTTAATATTATCCGCTTTGCCGATGTATTGTTAATGGCAGCCGAAGCAAAAGCACAATTAGGCACCGGCGATTTGGGTTTATCATACGTAAACCTAGTACGTGCAAGGGCGGCTAAACCGGCAAGTATCGTGTATACTTATAAAGATGCTGCCAATCCAATGGGTGGTTATACTACCACACCGGCTGCAAAGTATGTAGTAAGCCAGTATCCTGCCGGTTATTTTTCGGGCAAAGCAGTGGCTTTAAAAGCTATTTATTTTGAACGGAAGCTGGAGTTAGGTATGGAAGGCCATCGCTTTTTTGATATCGTTCGCTGGGGTACAGCCCAGCAGTCGTTGGCTACCTATTTTGGCTATGATGGCAAAAACATAACCGATGTTACCGGCGCGCATTTTACAGTGGGTAAAAATGAGGTTTATCCAATTCCGCAGGCACAAATCGACCTGGAATCAACCGGATCATCATCTGCCCTGAAACAAAACCCTGGTTATTAA
- a CDS encoding SusC/RagA family TonB-linked outer membrane protein codes for MFKSLLLKGRFLGVLLCCLVSSVVVTAQTKYKGKVIASDDKLPIIGASVRVKGAATGAITDVNGDFTLSLSPGNTLVISYIGYVTKEITVGADVNLNITLIAGNNTLNEVVVTGYGSQRKKDLVGAVAVVDVAAANRQPTSSVENQLQGQAAGVTVIASGQPGENPSVKIRGANTFGNNQPLYVVDGVPTTNVSDINPNDVASMQVLKDASSASIYGARAANGVIVITTKKGTGKVSVSYDAYYGTQVPKGGNVFNLLNPQEMTSLRTLAIQNTAALKGIPVDLSSNLYGPNGNVLPDYISAGSTGPYGVHDGDPAVDPSKYYVNPFYTSGDPSGFYRITKANKAGTDWYHEIFKSAPIQSHNLALSGSSDLATYLFSMNYYNQKGTLIDTYDKRYTVRANTSFNVSKHIRVGENLSYSVTENPLINENDEGSGIGMAFREQPIIPVYDIAGNYAGSNTANLGNARNPVAVQQRTGNNYGAYNRLFGNAFAEVDFLKYFTLRTQFGGEYYSDYNHSFTFPEYENSENNTTNSYSENSFNGYNYTWTNTLTYHQTIRKHDIKLLVGTENYKNRYETLGATNTGYFTFDKNYTTITTGTGTPTAYSTIQRDKLQSLIARLDYTFNDEFLLNATLRRDGSSRFLTYQYGWFPAVSAGWRISQESFLKKAAWISDLKIRGGYGVMGNQINVDPSNAFTTFGAIKTNSYYDIAGTSTSTVAGFTQTRIGNPDAKWELDKNLNIGFDGSFFNQKWDISADYYKKIITGLLFNPNLPGTAGSATAPYSNVGAMNNTGLDIAIGTHQTLGHDLKMNASLTFTTYHNVIKAVTVGQPYFDQNSGRFNGSSIIRNQVGGPVGGFFGYKTDGFWNSQAEIDAANTKAGGTYQTDAAVGRFKYADVNGDGKVDASDRTLLGNPNPKFTGGLNLDFTYKNFDLNMFWYGSYGNKIWNDVRWWTDFYANFAGAKSKTALYDSWTPTHMNAKAPIQEIDGSFSTNTVPNSYYVENGSYLRLRNLQIGYKFAPNLIKAIGLSSARIYLSGANLITITKYSGVDPEIVGGGTTSNTNSSTNFGVDRGNYSPSRTYLLGVQVKF; via the coding sequence ATGTTTAAAAGTTTACTCCTAAAAGGGAGATTCCTGGGTGTGCTGTTATGCTGCCTGGTTTCTTCGGTGGTAGTTACTGCCCAAACAAAGTACAAGGGAAAGGTTATCGCCAGCGATGACAAATTACCTATCATTGGCGCCTCGGTACGGGTAAAAGGCGCCGCAACCGGTGCCATTACCGACGTTAACGGCGATTTTACCCTCTCGTTAAGTCCGGGTAACACGCTGGTCATATCCTATATAGGCTATGTTACTAAAGAAATAACCGTTGGTGCTGATGTTAATTTGAACATTACCCTGATTGCCGGTAACAATACCTTAAACGAGGTGGTAGTAACAGGTTACGGCAGCCAGCGAAAAAAAGACCTGGTAGGTGCGGTAGCCGTAGTTGATGTAGCCGCCGCCAACAGGCAGCCAACATCATCAGTAGAAAACCAGTTGCAGGGCCAGGCAGCGGGTGTAACCGTTATTGCATCGGGGCAGCCGGGCGAAAACCCTTCAGTAAAAATTCGTGGCGCCAATACGTTTGGCAACAACCAGCCGCTGTATGTTGTTGATGGTGTACCCACTACAAACGTAAGCGACATTAACCCCAATGATGTGGCCAGCATGCAGGTATTAAAAGATGCAAGTTCGGCATCAATATACGGTGCGCGCGCTGCCAATGGTGTAATTGTTATCACCACTAAAAAAGGTACCGGTAAGGTAAGCGTATCTTATGATGCTTATTACGGCACCCAGGTACCTAAAGGCGGCAATGTGTTTAACTTGTTAAATCCGCAGGAAATGACCAGCCTCAGAACGCTGGCCATTCAAAATACCGCTGCTTTAAAAGGAATACCGGTTGATTTAAGCAGCAACCTGTATGGCCCCAACGGCAATGTATTGCCCGATTATATTAGCGCGGGTAGTACAGGCCCTTATGGCGTACATGACGGCGATCCGGCTGTCGATCCATCAAAGTATTACGTTAACCCGTTTTATACCTCCGGCGATCCATCTGGCTTTTACCGTATTACAAAGGCCAACAAAGCAGGCACCGACTGGTATCATGAAATATTTAAATCGGCCCCTATACAAAGCCATAACCTGGCTTTAAGCGGCAGTTCAGACCTGGCCACTTACTTGTTCTCCATGAACTATTACAACCAGAAGGGCACCCTGATAGATACTTATGATAAGCGTTATACCGTAAGGGCAAATACCAGCTTTAATGTATCTAAACACATCAGGGTAGGCGAAAACTTATCATACTCGGTAACAGAAAATCCGCTGATCAATGAAAATGACGAGGGTTCTGGTATTGGTATGGCTTTCCGCGAGCAGCCTATTATTCCTGTATATGATATTGCAGGTAACTATGCCGGCTCAAATACAGCAAACTTAGGTAACGCCCGTAACCCGGTGGCTGTACAACAACGTACCGGCAATAATTATGGAGCTTATAACCGGCTGTTTGGTAATGCCTTTGCCGAGGTTGATTTCCTGAAATACTTTACCTTACGCACCCAGTTTGGCGGCGAGTATTATTCTGATTATAACCACTCGTTTACTTTCCCTGAATACGAGAACTCTGAAAACAACACAACCAACTCATACTCAGAGAACTCATTTAACGGGTACAATTACACCTGGACAAATACTTTAACCTATCACCAAACCATTCGTAAACACGATATTAAATTACTGGTAGGTACAGAGAACTATAAAAACCGGTACGAAACCCTGGGTGCTACCAATACCGGTTACTTTACTTTTGATAAAAATTATACCACTATAACAACAGGTACCGGTACGCCAACTGCTTATAGCACCATCCAAAGAGATAAGCTACAATCGCTGATTGCGCGTTTAGATTATACTTTTAATGATGAGTTCCTGTTAAATGCAACGCTCCGTCGTGATGGTTCATCAAGGTTTTTAACTTACCAATATGGATGGTTCCCGGCAGTAAGTGCAGGCTGGCGCATATCGCAGGAAAGTTTCCTGAAAAAAGCAGCATGGATAAGCGATTTGAAGATCCGCGGTGGATACGGTGTAATGGGTAACCAGATCAATGTGGACCCATCCAACGCATTTACCACATTTGGCGCAATTAAAACCAATTCATATTATGATATTGCCGGTACATCAACCAGTACAGTTGCCGGTTTTACCCAAACCAGGATAGGTAACCCCGATGCTAAATGGGAGCTTGATAAAAACTTAAATATTGGTTTTGATGGTTCGTTTTTTAACCAGAAGTGGGACATATCCGCCGATTATTACAAAAAGATCATCACCGGCTTGCTATTCAATCCAAACCTGCCAGGTACTGCGGGCTCTGCAACAGCGCCATACAGCAACGTTGGAGCTATGAATAATACGGGTTTGGATATTGCCATTGGCACGCATCAAACACTGGGTCATGATCTGAAAATGAATGCTTCATTAACGTTTACTACTTATCATAACGTTATTAAGGCCGTTACTGTAGGGCAGCCTTATTTCGACCAAAACTCGGGCCGTTTTAATGGCAGCTCCATTATACGCAACCAGGTAGGCGGCCCTGTGGGCGGTTTCTTTGGTTACAAAACTGATGGTTTCTGGAATTCGCAGGCCGAAATTGATGCAGCCAATACAAAAGCAGGGGGTACTTATCAAACCGATGCCGCTGTTGGCCGCTTTAAATATGCCGATGTAAACGGCGATGGTAAAGTAGATGCCAGTGACCGTACATTGCTTGGAAACCCTAACCCTAAATTTACCGGCGGTTTAAATCTCGATTTTACCTATAAAAACTTCGATCTGAATATGTTCTGGTATGGCTCGTACGGCAACAAGATTTGGAATGATGTAAGATGGTGGACAGATTTTTACGCCAATTTTGCGGGTGCAAAAAGCAAAACAGCTTTGTATGATTCATGGACGCCTACCCATATGAATGCCAAAGCACCTATCCAGGAAATTGATGGCTCATTTAGTACCAATACTGTACCCAACTCTTATTATGTAGAAAACGGCTCATATCTGCGTTTAAGAAACCTGCAGATAGGTTACAAGTTTGCACCTAACCTGATCAAAGCAATTGGTTTAAGCAGCGCACGTATTTACTTATCAGGAGCTAATTTAATTACCATAACCAAGTACTCCGGCGTTGATCCCGAGATTGTGGGTGGCGGTACCACCAGTAACACCAATAGCAGCACCAACTTTGGTGTTGATAGGGGTAACTACTCGCCAAGCCGTACTTATTTATTAGGTGTACAAGTTAAATTTTAA
- a CDS encoding sensor histidine kinase, with the protein MHSINVLPSRTFTGKEMSGFIKLDYVGYIYWIAAFYFNSLILIPHLFMKGKYPYYVLAVLSIYAIYLFVYHHIYNWLEIDLPYGLLRTSWLRLPAFLLTMAASLAYTTINGLLDYQEKLREKDKEKLKTELSFLRSQISPHFIFNVLNNIVSLVRLNSTELEPTVMKLSGLMKYMLYHTDEEKVNIKVEEEYLNHYIDLQKQRFGKKVKVETSFTILNKNQLIEPMLLIPFVENAFKHGVGSIDDPRIIIELVTDERFLNFTVINKYNALNTAPKDESSGIGIANVSRRINLLYENKHQLSIKSENNCFEVNLILKLDA; encoded by the coding sequence ATGCATTCAATCAACGTATTGCCTTCCCGCACGTTTACAGGCAAAGAAATGAGCGGGTTTATTAAGCTTGATTATGTGGGTTATATTTATTGGATAGCCGCTTTTTATTTCAACAGCTTAATTCTTATCCCTCATTTGTTCATGAAGGGTAAATACCCTTACTATGTGCTGGCTGTACTTTCAATTTATGCCATTTACCTGTTTGTATACCATCATATTTATAACTGGCTGGAGATAGACCTGCCTTATGGGCTGCTGCGCACCAGCTGGCTGCGGCTGCCCGCGTTTTTACTCACCATGGCGGCAAGCCTGGCCTACACTACCATAAACGGCTTGCTTGACTATCAGGAAAAGCTGCGCGAAAAGGATAAAGAGAAATTAAAAACCGAGTTGTCTTTCTTACGGTCGCAAATAAGCCCCCACTTTATATTTAATGTACTTAACAACATCGTATCGCTGGTAAGGTTAAATAGCACCGAGCTGGAGCCTACGGTAATGAAACTTTCGGGATTAATGAAATACATGCTTTACCATACCGATGAAGAGAAAGTGAACATTAAGGTTGAAGAAGAATACCTTAACCATTATATTGATTTGCAAAAGCAGCGGTTTGGCAAAAAAGTTAAGGTAGAGACTTCATTTACCATCCTGAATAAAAACCAGCTGATTGAACCGATGCTGTTAATCCCGTTTGTTGAAAATGCCTTTAAGCATGGGGTTGGTTCCATTGATGACCCGCGTATTATCATTGAGTTAGTTACCGATGAACGATTTTTAAATTTTACGGTTATCAACAAATATAATGCTTTAAATACCGCGCCGAAAGACGAATCGTCGGGCATAGGCATAGCCAACGTGAGCCGCAGAATAAACCTGTTGTATGAAAACAAACATCAGTTAAGCATCAAAAGCGAAAACAATTGCTTTGAAGTTAACCTGATACTAAAATTAGATGCATGA
- a CDS encoding LytR/AlgR family response regulator transcription factor, whose translation MINCIAIDDEPLALSLLADNISKIPFLNLQAACDDGFSANKAMQENDIDLIFVDIQMPGMTGLQFINSLIKKPLVIIVSAYKQYALDGFALNVVDYLTKPVPMDRFMQACNKAKELAELKALKYALNPPALNYTYINAGYTVVKITFDEVLYLEGLRDYVKIYFTGHKKPAIVRLSFKNVEQKWPSHFMRIHKSFFINAQKIEAINKTAVIINEKEIPIGEAYRAAVTALIQSNS comes from the coding sequence ATGATAAATTGTATTGCAATTGATGATGAGCCGCTTGCCTTAAGTTTACTTGCCGATAACATAAGCAAAATTCCGTTTTTAAACCTGCAAGCAGCTTGCGACGATGGATTTTCGGCCAATAAAGCCATGCAGGAAAACGACATCGATTTAATATTTGTAGATATCCAGATGCCCGGGATGACGGGGCTTCAGTTTATAAACAGCCTAATTAAAAAACCGTTGGTTATCATTGTATCGGCCTACAAGCAATATGCTTTAGATGGTTTTGCGTTAAATGTGGTTGATTACCTTACCAAACCGGTACCCATGGATAGGTTTATGCAGGCCTGTAACAAAGCAAAAGAGCTTGCCGAACTTAAGGCGTTAAAATACGCTCTGAACCCGCCTGCCTTAAACTACACTTATATAAATGCAGGGTACACCGTTGTTAAAATTACTTTTGACGAAGTGCTATACCTGGAAGGTTTACGCGATTATGTTAAAATATACTTTACAGGCCATAAAAAGCCGGCCATTGTGCGGCTCAGCTTCAAAAATGTAGAACAAAAATGGCCATCGCATTTTATGCGCATTCACAAATCTTTTTTTATTAATGCGCAAAAAATTGAAGCTATCAATAAAACGGCGGTTATTATTAACGAAAAAGAGATTCCTATAGGCGAAGCTTACCGGGCAGCGGTAACGGCGTTGATACAATCAAATAGTTAA